Proteins encoded together in one Oxalobacteraceae sp. CFBP 8761 window:
- a CDS encoding MFS transporter, protein MHSTTHGSDDAAPITSPNSGARNINARDEHISPGDIAVGVIVGRSAEYFEFFVYAIASVLVFPSIFFPFADRLEGTLYAFVIFAFAFIARPFGTLLFMWIQKRWSLDMKLLIALFMMGTCTVVIALLPSYSEIGGAAIVMLALLRIGQGLAQGGSWDGLPSLLALSAPEGKRGWYAMLGQLSAPLGFVIAAGVFAYLIGNLSQEDFLTWGWRFPFFVAFAINVVGLFARLRLVSTTEYARLLDTNHMTPAPVGELMRNQGTNIIIGAMTALASYALFHLVTVFPLSWIQLYDTRPVESFLLVQMGGAVLAALGILASGYIADKVGRRTTLGTLAALIALFSVFVPSLIDGGTAGQNTFILVGFTLLGLSYGQAAGATTSNFQKHFRYTGAALTSDLAWLVGAAFAPLVALGLSANFGLGYVSLYLLSAAVATLAALSLNRKLEIRD, encoded by the coding sequence ATGCACAGCACTACCCACGGCAGCGACGACGCCGCTCCAATCACGAGCCCGAACAGCGGCGCACGCAATATCAACGCCCGCGACGAACACATCTCCCCCGGCGACATCGCCGTCGGCGTCATTGTCGGTCGTTCAGCGGAGTACTTCGAATTCTTCGTGTATGCCATCGCTTCGGTGCTGGTGTTCCCGTCGATCTTCTTCCCGTTTGCCGATCGCCTCGAAGGCACACTGTACGCCTTTGTCATTTTCGCGTTCGCATTCATCGCGCGTCCGTTCGGCACGCTGCTCTTCATGTGGATCCAGAAACGCTGGAGCCTCGACATGAAACTGCTGATCGCGCTGTTCATGATGGGTACCTGCACCGTCGTCATCGCCCTGCTCCCGAGCTACAGCGAAATCGGCGGCGCCGCCATCGTGATGCTGGCACTGCTGCGCATCGGCCAAGGCCTGGCCCAGGGCGGTTCGTGGGATGGTCTGCCATCGCTGCTGGCCCTGTCCGCACCTGAAGGCAAGCGTGGCTGGTACGCGATGCTGGGTCAGCTGAGCGCACCGCTCGGCTTCGTCATCGCCGCCGGCGTGTTCGCTTACCTGATCGGCAACCTGTCGCAGGAAGACTTCCTGACCTGGGGCTGGCGCTTCCCGTTCTTCGTCGCCTTCGCCATCAACGTCGTTGGCCTGTTCGCCCGCCTGCGCCTGGTTTCGACCACCGAATACGCACGCCTGCTGGACACCAACCACATGACGCCTGCCCCGGTCGGCGAACTGATGCGCAATCAGGGTACCAACATCATCATCGGTGCCATGACCGCACTGGCCAGCTACGCGCTGTTCCACCTGGTGACCGTGTTCCCGCTGTCGTGGATCCAGTTGTATGATACGCGCCCTGTCGAATCGTTCCTGCTGGTCCAGATGGGCGGCGCTGTCCTGGCTGCGCTGGGTATCCTGGCCTCGGGCTATATCGCTGACAAGGTCGGTCGTCGCACCACGCTCGGTACGCTGGCGGCACTGATCGCGCTGTTCTCGGTCTTCGTGCCATCGCTGATCGACGGCGGTACCGCTGGCCAGAACACCTTCATCCTGGTCGGCTTCACCCTGCTGGGCCTGTCGTATGGCCAGGCCGCGGGCGCCACGACGTCGAACTTCCAGAAGCACTTCCGCTACACCGGTGCGGCACTGACGTCGGATCTGGCATGGCTGGTCGGCGCAGCATTCGCGCCGCTGGTTGCGCTGGGTCTGTCGGCCAACTTCGGCCTCGGCTACGTCAGCCTGTACCTGCTGTCGGCAGCAGTGGCCACGCTGGCTGCGCTGAGCCTCAACCGCAAGCTGGAAATCCGTGACTGA
- a CDS encoding response regulator transcription factor produces the protein MPNPEPLLLIIEDDEAFARTLSRSFERRGYRVLGATGHDEAAAILAQHNPGYAVVDLKLKGQTSGLACVQLLHDHDPDMLIVVLTGFASIATAVEAIKLGAVQYLAKPSDADDIEAAFGHVAGSAEIEVTNRSTSIKTLEWERIHAVLAETDFNISEAARRLGMHRRTLARKLEKQRVK, from the coding sequence ATGCCGAACCCTGAGCCGCTGCTGCTCATCATTGAAGACGACGAAGCCTTCGCACGCACCCTGAGCCGTTCGTTCGAGCGGCGCGGTTACCGCGTGCTGGGCGCCACCGGCCATGACGAAGCGGCCGCCATCCTGGCCCAGCACAATCCCGGCTACGCCGTGGTCGACCTGAAGCTCAAGGGCCAGACCTCGGGCCTGGCCTGCGTGCAACTGCTGCATGACCACGATCCCGACATGCTCATCGTGGTGCTGACGGGCTTTGCCAGCATCGCCACTGCGGTCGAAGCGATCAAGCTCGGCGCTGTCCAGTACCTGGCCAAGCCATCCGACGCCGACGATATCGAGGCGGCGTTCGGGCATGTGGCCGGCAGCGCCGAAATCGAGGTCACCAACCGCTCGACGTCGATCAAGACGCTGGAATGGGAACGCATCCACGCCGTGCTGGCCGAGACCGATTTCAATATCTCCGAGGCCGCGCGCCGGCTGGGCATGCATCGCCGCACACTGGCGCGCAAGCTCGAGAAGCAGCGGGTGAAGTGA
- a CDS encoding PEP-CTERM sorting domain-containing protein (PEP-CTERM proteins occur, often in large numbers, in the proteomes of bacteria that also encode an exosortase, a predicted intramembrane cysteine proteinase. The presence of a PEP-CTERM domain at a protein's C-terminus predicts cleavage within the sorting domain, followed by covalent anchoring to some some component of the (usually Gram-negative) cell surface. Many PEP-CTERM proteins exhibit an unusual sequence composition that includes large numbers of potential glycosylation sites. Expression of one such protein has been shown restore the ability of a bacterium to form floc, a type of biofilm.), which yields MKLIKSLRNVALAAMLFSAGVANAALYQFQLTGDYAASWQLNSTVLSDLADDGKSFVLWDIAGNFPDSSEGVVDLAFYNEAIEGGMEIIDFHGNNLLFSALGFQLYTGSEDNPTFRLGTFALTEYLGAGRYSLTVTDLDALPEPPVDVPEPASAALLLGGLGVMLAARKWRQAR from the coding sequence GTGAAACTGATCAAAAGCTTGAGGAATGTCGCCCTTGCCGCCATGCTGTTTTCTGCTGGCGTGGCCAATGCAGCGCTGTACCAGTTCCAGCTGACCGGTGACTACGCAGCCAGCTGGCAATTGAATTCGACGGTCTTGTCCGATCTCGCCGATGACGGCAAAAGCTTCGTCCTGTGGGACATTGCCGGCAATTTCCCCGACTCGTCGGAGGGCGTCGTGGACCTGGCCTTTTACAACGAGGCCATTGAGGGCGGCATGGAGATCATTGACTTCCATGGCAACAACTTGTTGTTCAGTGCCCTGGGGTTCCAGCTCTACACAGGTTCGGAAGACAATCCAACTTTCCGCCTGGGCACGTTTGCGCTGACCGAGTACCTGGGCGCTGGCAGATACTCCCTGACGGTCACGGATCTGGATGCACTGCCTGAACCACCGGTCGATGTACCGGAACCGGCCAGTGCTGCGCTGCTGCTCGGCGGCCTGGGCGTCATGCTAGCAGCGCGCAAGTGGCGCCAGGCCAGGTAA
- the cyoC gene encoding cytochrome o ubiquinol oxidase subunit III — protein MSEIKATMTGGMTPAEVTARYMAREHHPEQGTLLGFWLYLMSDCLLFASLFASYAVLGRNYAGGPTGAELFELPLIALNTAFLLVSSITFGMAMIAAQAKNVGKTKLWLIATGLLGVAFLSLEIYEFQHLIHLGAGPQRSGFLTAFFSLVGTHGLHVLFGIVWLVTLFVQLSKHGLTPENFRRLACLSLFWHFLDLVWIFVFTFVYLMGVLP, from the coding sequence ATGTCTGAAATTAAAGCAACCATGACAGGCGGGATGACACCCGCCGAAGTGACCGCGCGCTACATGGCGCGGGAGCACCACCCGGAGCAGGGCACGTTGCTCGGCTTCTGGCTCTACCTGATGAGCGACTGCCTGCTGTTCGCATCGCTCTTCGCCAGCTACGCCGTGCTGGGCCGCAACTATGCGGGCGGCCCGACCGGCGCCGAGCTGTTCGAGCTGCCGCTGATCGCGCTCAATACCGCGTTCCTGCTGGTGTCGTCGATCACCTTCGGCATGGCCATGATCGCGGCGCAAGCCAAGAACGTGGGCAAGACCAAGCTGTGGCTGATCGCCACGGGCCTCCTGGGCGTGGCGTTCCTGTCGCTGGAAATCTATGAATTCCAGCACCTGATCCACCTGGGCGCCGGCCCACAGCGTTCGGGCTTCCTGACCGCGTTCTTCTCGCTGGTCGGTACCCACGGTCTGCACGTGCTGTTCGGCATCGTGTGGCTGGTGACCCTGTTCGTGCAGCTGTCCAAGCACGGCCTGACCCCGGAAAACTTCCGTCGCCTGGCTTGCCTGTCGCTGTTCTGGCACTTCCTGGATCTGGTCTGGATCTTCGTGTTTACCTTTGTCTACCTGATGGGAGTGCTGCCATGA
- a CDS encoding c-type cytochrome, translating to MRALIIGVALLLGTGAEALAAPAPASAPAQAQVDAGRRLFARCTNCHEVGAGARNGFGPQLNGIVGRKAGSAPAYAYSPALKKAGFVWNEQNLVAFIRDSEKVVPGNKMRFLSFMSERQAAEIVAYLRTQGAVAASPAPKR from the coding sequence ATGCGCGCGCTCATCATCGGTGTCGCGCTGTTGCTGGGAACGGGGGCCGAGGCGCTGGCGGCACCGGCACCCGCATCGGCACCAGCGCAGGCCCAGGTGGATGCCGGCCGCCGGCTGTTCGCGCGCTGTACCAACTGTCACGAGGTCGGCGCGGGTGCCCGCAATGGCTTCGGGCCGCAATTGAACGGGATCGTGGGCCGCAAGGCGGGCAGCGCGCCTGCGTATGCCTACTCGCCGGCGTTGAAGAAGGCGGGCTTCGTCTGGAACGAGCAGAATCTGGTCGCGTTCATTCGCGACAGTGAAAAGGTCGTGCCGGGTAACAAAATGCGCTTTCTCAGCTTCATGAGCGAGAGGCAGGCCGCCGAGATCGTGGCGTACCTGCGCACGCAGGGTGCGGTGGCTGCGTCGCCAGCGCCGAAAAGATAG
- a CDS encoding HAMP domain-containing histidine kinase produces the protein MQSPLDFFARAARTSPSAAAANVEFAAGHKNMLQLIELRWIAVIGQVTTIAAAILLFGIALPLVHMLQVLSCLIAFNIASHLRWHERRPVSNGEMFMAILVDVSSLTVLLYLSGGTTNPFAFLYLLQVIVSAVLLDVLWTWSIVAITITCMAGLAAFAEPLALPFDHERGIGSLYVQGLLVCFALNAGLLVMFVSRISDNVRDKATQLAALRQSAAEEEHIVRMGLLASGAAHELGTPLSTVSVILGDWKRMPAFRDDAELLGELTEMQTQLKRCKSIVSGILLSAGEARGESAERTTVRGFLDGLVERWQASRPVRAFTYNNRIADDWPVASDSALRQTVDNLLDNALEASPDWVCFDAHIDERTLVLSVLDRGPGFAPSMLAQFGKPYQSTKGKPGGGLGLFLAVNVVRKLGGTVTATNRPEGGAVVMLRLPMSAIELEEELNDAEP, from the coding sequence ATGCAATCTCCGCTGGATTTCTTCGCCAGGGCGGCGCGCACGTCGCCGTCGGCGGCGGCTGCGAACGTGGAATTCGCCGCCGGCCACAAGAACATGCTGCAGCTGATCGAGCTGCGCTGGATCGCCGTCATCGGCCAGGTCACCACGATCGCCGCCGCGATCCTGCTGTTCGGGATCGCGCTGCCGCTGGTGCACATGCTGCAGGTGCTCTCATGCCTGATTGCCTTCAATATCGCCAGCCACCTGCGCTGGCACGAACGCCGGCCAGTCTCCAATGGCGAGATGTTCATGGCCATCCTGGTTGACGTCTCGAGCCTGACCGTGCTGCTGTACCTGTCCGGCGGCACCACCAATCCCTTTGCATTCCTGTACCTGCTGCAGGTCATCGTCTCGGCCGTGCTGCTCGACGTGCTGTGGACCTGGAGCATCGTCGCCATCACGATCACGTGCATGGCGGGGCTGGCGGCGTTCGCCGAACCGCTCGCGCTGCCGTTTGACCACGAGCGCGGGATCGGCAGCCTGTATGTCCAGGGCTTGCTGGTCTGCTTCGCGCTCAATGCCGGGCTGCTGGTGATGTTCGTCTCGCGCATTTCGGACAATGTGCGCGACAAGGCGACACAGCTGGCCGCGCTGCGCCAGAGCGCGGCCGAGGAAGAACACATCGTGCGCATGGGCCTGCTTGCCAGCGGCGCCGCGCATGAACTGGGCACGCCGCTGTCGACCGTCTCGGTAATCCTGGGCGACTGGAAGCGCATGCCCGCGTTTCGTGACGACGCCGAGCTGCTGGGCGAACTGACCGAGATGCAGACGCAGCTCAAGCGCTGCAAGTCGATCGTCAGCGGCATCCTGCTCTCGGCCGGCGAAGCGCGCGGCGAATCGGCCGAACGCACGACGGTGCGGGGCTTTCTCGATGGCCTGGTTGAACGCTGGCAGGCCAGCCGCCCGGTGCGCGCTTTCACGTACAATAACCGCATCGCCGACGACTGGCCGGTGGCGAGCGACTCGGCGCTGCGCCAGACGGTCGACAACCTGCTCGACAATGCGCTGGAAGCCTCGCCCGACTGGGTCTGCTTCGATGCGCACATCGACGAGCGTACGCTGGTGCTGTCCGTGCTCGACCGTGGTCCCGGCTTTGCGCCCAGCATGCTGGCGCAATTCGGCAAACCCTACCAGTCCACCAAGGGCAAGCCCGGTGGTGGCCTGGGACTGTTCCTGGCCGTGAACGTCGTACGCAAACTCGGCGGCACGGTGACGGCGACCAACCGGCCGGAAGGCGGCGCCGTGGTCATGCTGCGATTGCCGATGTCGGCCATTGAACTGGAAGAGGAGCTGAACGATGCCGAACCCTGA
- a CDS encoding PhnD/SsuA/transferrin family substrate-binding protein has product MNLHLSLLAGAFFVTQSAVAAPPACYNFSPVNQFNVQVSASFWNPIISYVSTRSKVCMKLKLGRTSADTTSFVLAREVDFAFTNHLFSPDREKMGWTVFGRRNSPPVHAQIVVPVDSPIRDIKELAGAAVSFPGPEALVAYKVNYAQLLRADIPINVVFAGNQDAAFTQLFAGMVKAVGANSQLVANWRGREGSAFRVLWTSAPFNDLALMASPRVPAEQVRAVANAFLTMHNDPEGKRVLAESGALIHAPVPLSFVAASQADYASYRTFYADAPASLR; this is encoded by the coding sequence ATGAATCTGCATCTGTCACTGCTGGCTGGCGCCTTTTTCGTCACGCAATCGGCTGTCGCCGCTCCACCGGCCTGCTACAATTTTTCACCGGTCAATCAGTTCAATGTCCAGGTATCGGCCAGCTTCTGGAATCCGATCATCAGCTACGTATCGACCCGCAGCAAGGTCTGCATGAAGCTCAAGCTGGGTCGCACCTCCGCCGACACGACCAGTTTCGTGCTGGCGCGCGAAGTCGACTTCGCCTTTACCAACCACCTGTTCAGTCCCGACCGGGAAAAGATGGGTTGGACCGTGTTCGGGCGCCGCAACTCGCCGCCGGTGCACGCACAGATCGTGGTGCCGGTCGATTCGCCGATCAGGGATATCAAGGAACTGGCCGGCGCCGCCGTGAGTTTTCCGGGCCCGGAAGCGCTGGTGGCCTACAAGGTCAATTATGCGCAGCTGCTGCGCGCCGACATCCCGATTAACGTCGTGTTCGCCGGCAACCAGGACGCTGCGTTCACGCAGCTGTTCGCCGGCATGGTCAAGGCGGTCGGCGCAAATTCGCAGCTGGTGGCCAACTGGCGCGGCCGCGAAGGCAGCGCATTCCGCGTGCTGTGGACGTCGGCGCCATTCAATGATCTGGCGCTGATGGCCTCGCCACGGGTGCCGGCGGAGCAGGTGCGCGCCGTCGCCAATGCCTTCCTCACGATGCACAACGATCCGGAAGGCAAGCGCGTGCTCGCCGAATCGGGCGCGCTGATCCACGCTCCGGTACCGCTGTCGTTCGTGGCCGCCAGCCAGGCCGACTATGCCAGCTACCGCACGTTCTATGCCGACGCGCCGGCCAGCCTGCGGTGA
- the cyoD gene encoding cytochrome o ubiquinol oxidase subunit IV has product MSDHHNEHDHGHHGHDSYQIHYSGKDYAIGFVLSLILTAIPFWLVMGNVLAPDMTRWVILGFAAVQLVVQMVYFLHLNSKAEGGWNMMALVLTLVLLVIVMSGSIWVMHHMNTNMMPGMGAENTSDMT; this is encoded by the coding sequence ATGAGCGATCATCATAACGAGCACGACCATGGTCATCATGGTCATGACAGCTACCAGATCCACTACAGTGGCAAGGATTACGCGATCGGCTTCGTCCTGTCGCTGATCCTCACCGCGATTCCGTTCTGGCTGGTGATGGGCAATGTGCTGGCCCCGGACATGACCCGCTGGGTCATCCTCGGCTTCGCCGCGGTCCAGCTGGTGGTCCAGATGGTCTACTTCCTTCACTTGAATTCGAAGGCTGAAGGCGGCTGGAACATGATGGCGCTGGTCCTGACGCTGGTTCTGCTGGTCATCGTGATGTCGGGCTCGATCTGGGTCATGCACCACATGAACACCAACATGATGCCGGGCATGGGTGCTGAAAACACCTCCGACATGACCTGA
- the cyoA gene encoding ubiquinol oxidase subunit II, giving the protein MIPQIVRRGLPLLLLAALAGCNTVVMNPTGDIAKQQADLIVISVLLMLIIIIPVMLLVVWFAWRYRKGANAAYEPDWDHSTKLELIIWGAPLLIIIVLGLITWVSTHKLDPYRPLDRIDANRPLAASVKPLEVQVVALDWKWLFIYPEQGIASVNHLVTPIDVPVRFKITSSTVMNTFYIPTLAGMIYAMPGMETELNAVLNKTGDYRGLSANFSGDGFSHMKFAYKGVTQADFDTWVKEMKTGTEVLDRADYMVLEKPTAKEPVRHYAQVEPALFNRILNRCVAEGTMCMNQQMHEDHKRNEMAAAIRQLPKDGKSMLAEALEMCVAPFNTVKK; this is encoded by the coding sequence ATGATTCCACAAATTGTCCGCCGCGGACTGCCATTACTTCTTCTTGCAGCGCTTGCTGGCTGCAATACCGTTGTAATGAATCCCACCGGCGATATAGCAAAGCAGCAGGCCGATCTGATCGTCATATCGGTTCTATTAATGTTGATCATCATCATTCCGGTGATGTTGCTGGTCGTCTGGTTCGCCTGGCGCTACCGCAAGGGCGCCAACGCGGCCTACGAACCTGACTGGGACCACTCGACCAAGCTCGAGCTGATTATCTGGGGCGCACCGCTCCTGATCATCATCGTGCTGGGCCTGATTACCTGGGTCAGTACCCACAAGCTCGATCCGTACCGTCCGCTCGACCGCATCGATGCCAACCGGCCGCTCGCCGCGTCGGTCAAGCCACTGGAAGTGCAAGTGGTGGCGCTGGACTGGAAATGGCTGTTCATTTATCCAGAGCAGGGCATTGCATCGGTCAATCACCTGGTGACCCCGATCGACGTGCCAGTGCGCTTCAAGATCACGTCGTCGACCGTGATGAACACGTTCTACATCCCGACCCTGGCTGGCATGATCTACGCGATGCCGGGCATGGAAACGGAACTGAACGCGGTGCTGAACAAGACCGGCGATTATCGCGGCCTGTCGGCCAACTTCAGCGGCGATGGTTTCTCGCACATGAAGTTTGCCTACAAGGGCGTGACGCAGGCCGATTTCGACACCTGGGTCAAGGAAATGAAGACCGGTACCGAAGTGCTCGACCGCGCTGACTACATGGTGCTCGAAAAACCGACCGCCAAGGAGCCGGTGCGCCATTACGCACAGGTCGAGCCTGCGCTGTTCAACCGCATCCTGAACCGCTGCGTTGCTGAAGGCACCATGTGCATGAACCAGCAAATGCACGAGGATCACAAGCGCAACGAAATGGCCGCGGCCATCCGCCAGCTGCCGAAGGATGGCAAGTCCATGCTGGCCGAGGCACTGGAAATGTGCGTCGCCCCTTTTAACACTGTGAAGAAGTAA
- a CDS encoding SURF1 family protein produces MSAQDQPPPRRSPFVRRLVTVLALLLLVLFAVLGTWQVFRLQWKLDLIERVDARVHAAPAALPPVAQWPQISKESDEYRAVALSGHYLYQYTAPVQALSELGAGFWLLTPFCTDEGHIVFVNRGFIPSSGDIATRFPARTAGPDACAAPGEPVALTGLLRISEPKGGFLRDNDPVGNRWYSRDIIALTAARGFDPARTAPFFVDAGKNQDPASAPERAVGGLTVISFPNNHLVYALTWYALALMVAAAWWWVARYEAKRSRDAND; encoded by the coding sequence CTGTCGGCGCAAGATCAGCCCCCGCCACGGCGCTCGCCTTTCGTGCGACGCCTGGTGACGGTGCTGGCCTTGCTGCTGCTCGTGCTGTTTGCAGTTCTGGGGACCTGGCAGGTGTTTCGCCTGCAATGGAAACTGGACCTGATTGAACGCGTCGATGCACGCGTTCATGCGGCGCCTGCTGCGCTTCCTCCGGTGGCGCAGTGGCCGCAGATTTCCAAGGAATCCGACGAATACCGGGCCGTTGCCCTGTCGGGTCACTATCTCTACCAATACACCGCACCCGTCCAGGCGCTGTCCGAGCTGGGCGCGGGCTTCTGGCTGCTCACGCCGTTCTGCACGGACGAGGGCCACATCGTGTTTGTCAACCGCGGCTTCATCCCGTCATCGGGCGATATCGCCACGCGCTTCCCGGCGCGCACCGCCGGGCCGGACGCCTGCGCCGCCCCGGGCGAGCCAGTGGCGCTGACCGGCTTGCTGCGCATCAGCGAGCCCAAAGGCGGCTTCCTGCGCGACAACGACCCGGTCGGCAACCGCTGGTATTCGCGCGACATCATCGCCTTGACCGCCGCGCGCGGCTTCGACCCGGCCCGCACGGCGCCGTTTTTCGTCGATGCCGGCAAGAACCAGGATCCTGCGTCTGCGCCCGAGCGCGCCGTGGGCGGCCTGACCGTCATCTCGTTCCCAAATAATCACCTCGTGTACGCGCTGACTTGGTATGCTCTCGCCCTCATGGTGGCCGCAGCCTGGTGGTGGGTGGCCCGCTACGAGGCGAAGCGCTCCCGCGACGCCAACGACTAA
- the cyoB gene encoding cytochrome o ubiquinol oxidase subunit I, translating into MQDTFDLTKFIFGRLGWDAIPFHEPILLATFAGVIVGGVALVGILTYFRLWGSLWKDWITSIDHKKIGIMYMILGLVMLLRGFADALMMRAQQALAFGDNAGFLPPHHYDQVFTAHGVIMIFFVAMPFVTGLMNYVVPLQIGARDVAFPFLNNFSFWMTTMGAVLIMASLFVGEFARTGWLAYPPLSGILASPGVGVDYYIWSLQIAGVGTLLSGVNLIVTIIKMRAPGMGLMKMPVFVWTSLCTNILIVVTFPILTAVLAMLGMDRLFDTAFFTNDRGGNAMMYVNLIWIWGHPEVYILILPAFGIFSEVVSTFCGKRLFGYTSMVYATCVIMVLSYLVWLHHFFTMGSGASVNAFFGITTMIISIPTGAKLFNWLFTMYRGRIRFELPMMWTISFMLTFTIGGMTGVMLAIPAADFVLHNSLFLIAHFHNVIIGGVVFGIFAGLNYWFPKAFGYKLDKFWGTVSFWLWSIGFWVAFTPPYILGFMGYTRRVSHFDDMSVQWLFQISFLGTLMIAGGIGALLMQLYVSFRDRNTARLRDFTGDPWDGRTLEWSTSSPPPDYNFAFTPVVHDNDTFADMKKNGYQRPLADFVAIHMPKNTWAGFVISALACAVGFAIIWHMWALVIGAFIVLLGTIIAHTFNYKRDFYIPAEEVLKTETARTRMLESHV; encoded by the coding sequence ATGCAAGACACTTTCGACTTGACGAAGTTTATCTTCGGTCGGCTTGGCTGGGACGCGATTCCCTTCCATGAGCCGATCCTGCTTGCTACCTTCGCAGGTGTGATCGTAGGCGGTGTTGCCCTCGTGGGCATCCTGACCTACTTCCGCCTGTGGGGCTCGTTGTGGAAAGACTGGATCACCAGTATCGACCACAAGAAAATCGGCATCATGTACATGATCCTCGGTCTGGTCATGCTACTGCGCGGCTTTGCCGACGCCCTGATGATGCGTGCCCAGCAGGCGCTCGCCTTTGGCGACAACGCCGGCTTCCTGCCGCCACACCACTACGACCAGGTCTTCACCGCCCACGGCGTGATCATGATCTTCTTCGTGGCGATGCCGTTCGTGACGGGTCTGATGAACTACGTGGTGCCACTGCAGATCGGTGCGCGCGACGTGGCCTTCCCGTTCCTGAACAACTTCTCGTTCTGGATGACCACGATGGGCGCCGTGCTGATCATGGCGTCGCTGTTCGTCGGTGAATTCGCACGTACCGGCTGGCTCGCGTATCCGCCGCTGTCGGGCATCCTGGCCAGTCCGGGGGTGGGCGTCGACTACTACATCTGGTCATTGCAGATCGCGGGTGTCGGTACCTTGCTGTCCGGCGTGAACCTGATCGTCACCATCATCAAGATGCGCGCACCGGGCATGGGCCTGATGAAGATGCCAGTCTTCGTCTGGACCTCGCTGTGCACCAACATCCTGATCGTCGTGACCTTCCCGATCCTGACCGCCGTGCTCGCCATGCTGGGCATGGACCGCCTGTTCGACACCGCGTTCTTCACGAACGACCGTGGCGGCAACGCGATGATGTACGTGAACCTGATCTGGATCTGGGGTCACCCTGAGGTCTACATCCTGATCCTGCCAGCGTTCGGTATCTTCTCCGAAGTGGTCTCGACCTTCTGCGGCAAGCGCCTGTTCGGCTACACCTCGATGGTCTACGCGACCTGCGTCATCATGGTGCTGTCGTACCTGGTCTGGCTGCACCACTTCTTCACGATGGGTTCGGGCGCCAGCGTCAATGCGTTCTTCGGCATCACGACGATGATCATCTCGATCCCGACCGGCGCGAAGCTGTTCAACTGGCTGTTCACGATGTACCGCGGCCGTATCCGCTTCGAACTGCCGATGATGTGGACGATTTCGTTCATGCTGACCTTCACCATCGGCGGCATGACCGGCGTGATGCTGGCGATTCCTGCAGCCGACTTCGTGCTGCACAACTCGCTGTTCCTGATCGCCCACTTCCACAACGTGATTATCGGTGGCGTGGTGTTCGGTATCTTCGCGGGCCTGAACTACTGGTTCCCGAAAGCGTTCGGCTACAAGCTCGACAAATTCTGGGGCACCGTGTCGTTCTGGCTCTGGTCGATCGGTTTCTGGGTCGCGTTCACGCCGCCGTACATCCTGGGCTTCATGGGCTACACCCGCCGCGTGAGTCACTTCGATGACATGTCGGTCCAGTGGCTGTTCCAGATTTCGTTCCTGGGCACCCTGATGATCGCTGGTGGTATCGGCGCGCTGCTGATGCAACTGTATGTCAGCTTCCGTGACCGCAACACCGCACGTCTGCGCGATTTCACGGGCGATCCGTGGGATGGCCGTACGCTGGAGTGGTCGACCTCGTCGCCACCGCCTGACTACAACTTCGCGTTCACGCCGGTGGTGCACGACAACGACACCTTCGCCGACATGAAAAAGAACGGTTACCAGCGTCCGCTCGCCGATTTCGTCGCGATCCACATGCCCAAGAACACCTGGGCCGGTTTCGTGATCTCGGCACTGGCGTGCGCGGTCGGCTTTGCCATCATCTGGCATATGTGGGCTCTCGTGATCGGGGCGTTCATCGTCCTGCTCGGTACGATCATTGCCCATACCTTCAACTACAAACGCGATTTCTACATTCCGGCTGAAGAAGTCCTGAAGACCGAAACCGCACGTACTCGTATGCTGGAAAGCCATGTCTGA